Part of the Longimicrobium sp. genome is shown below.
ACCTCGCGCACGGCGTGATTCAGGCGGTCGCGGACGATCGCCTCGGCGCGCATCGAGACGGTGCGCCAGGTCAGTACGATCATCACCGCCAGCCCGGCGGCCAGGAAAGCCGTCATCAGCAGCGGGAGCTTCCACTCCAGCGACACCGAGCCGCCCAGGCGAACGGGTCTGGGCGCGGCGCGAGCGGATCGGCTGGAGGGAATTGCCATCACCTGGAAGATCGAGGGAACGCGAGGGGAGCTGCCCGAAATCTGACGCCAGCGGCGCCGGGGGACAAGCGGAGATCTCCTCGCGCGATGGCGATCCAGTTGCGCGCGTGCCCTTCATGCCGCATCCGTACGCGGCTTCATCACCCGAACGCCCATCCCCGGAGAATGCCCATGCCGCCGGCCGTCACCCCGTTCCGCATCGTCATCCCCCTCTACCCGGCCGTGGACCTGATGGACGTGGCCGCGCCGCGCGAGATCTTCAGCTGGATGGCCGAGAGCTGGTCGGCCGCGGGCCCGGTGGAGGTGCTGCTGGCCGCGGAGAGCGACGACCCGGTGCCCACGCGCGACGGCACGCGCATCCTCCCCGACGTCACCTTCGACGCGGTGCCGTCCGTCGACGTGATCTGGGTCCCCGGCGCCGGCCTGGACGGGCTGCAGGCGGCGATGGCGGACGAGTACCTGCTCGAGACGCTGCGGGGCTGGGCGCAGCAGGCGCGCTGGGTGACGTCGGTCTGCGAGGGCGCGCTGGTGCTGGCCAGCGCCGGCCTGCTCGACGGCTACCAGGCGACGACGCACTGGGCCTTCCTCCCCTGCCTCTGCCAGTTCGAGGGGATCACGGTGATCGGCGGCGACGGCGATTTCCCGCGCTTCGTCGTCGATCCGGGCACCGGCGGAGGCGCGGTGCGCGTCACCGGCGCGGGGATCTCGGCCGGGCTCGACGAGGCGCTGCAGCTGGTGCAGATGATCGCCGGCGACAGCGTCGCCGAGAGCGTCCAGCAGACCATCCAGTACTATCCCGACCCACCGGTCTCCGCGCCGTTGCCGGTGCCGGGGACGTGTCCGCTGTCCAGCTGAGCGCGAAAGTGCGGGAGTGCGGGAGTGCGGGAGTGCGAAAGTGCGAAAGTGCGGGAGTGCGGGAGTGCGGGAGTGCGGGAGTGCGGGAGTGCGGGAGTGCGAGAGTGTGACCCGGAGATGATCGTGGTGGGGGCGATTTCGGGCACCGCGTGAAAGCAGCCGCGGCCGGGGAGGATTAGGTCATCGCGAAGTCGCGCATCGTGTTGATCGCGACGCGGAAGCACGCGCAAGTCGTTCTGCGGCCACGACGAGCGCGGGATGGAGGGTGGCGCCCGTTTTACGCCTGCGTGGGCTGGACAGTTGCCAGAAATGCGTTTTTGCATGTCCCACGCGGGAAAATGGCGAAACTGCATGGTTGACGGGCGGACGTTTTCGACCGACCTTGCGTGTGGAAGGACCCCTGACGCGCCTTCGAACTCGCCTGTCGTGGAGCGTTGGCACGCAATGCGCGGCAGGAACGCTTTCGCTCCGCAGCGGCGGCTGCACAACACACACTCCAGAGGGTGACCGGCTATGGCGAGGGAGAGGGGGACGGTGAAGTGGTTCAACCCCGAGAAGGGGTTCGGCTTCATCACCCGCGAGAACGGCGAGAAGGACTGCTTCGTGCACCACAGCGCGATCCAGGGCTCGGGCTTCCGCACGCTGAACGAGGGCGAGGCGGTGGAGTTCGAGGTGGTGCAGGGCACCAAGGGGCCCGCGGCCGAGAACGTGGTTCGTCTCGACGCGCCCGAAGGCGGTGAGGGTGGCGGTGGGGGAGGCGGCGGCGGTGGCTACGGCCGTGGCGGTGGAGGCGGCGGACGTGGCGGCGGCGGCCGTGGCGGTGGCGGTGGTTACGGCGGCGGCGGTGGCGGCTACGGCGGTGGTGGCGGCGGCCGCGGCGGTGACCGCGGCTATGGCGGCGGCGGCGACCGCTGGTGACACGCCGCGCCCTCGCGCGCAGAAGGGGCCCGGGTCGATCCACCCGGGCCCCTTCGCTTGTCCGGCCGCGCCGCCCGGCGCCGCCTCACCCCGCCGCCATCTGCGGGAGAAGGAAGGTGGGGTCCGACGCCTGGCGCTCCTCGTCCGTCATGATGTACGCGGTGGTGCGCACGGCGGGGCACACGCGGCAGGCGCGCTTCCCCTCCTGCTTCCACCAGCGGCAGTCCGGCCGCACCGCGCAGGCGGGAAGCGCCTCGGTCACCTGCGGGGTCAGCTGCACCAGCTTGGTGGCCAGGCGGCAGTCGTGCCCGTCGAAGTGCTTGCACGCGCCCTCGGCGCACGGCGCGGCGATGCGGAACACCTCGGTGACGCGCACCGGCCCGGCCATGGCCGTCACCTCGTCGGTCAGCGGCACGCGCTCGGGAAGGTAGCCCACGCGCCGCTCCTCCACGGTTCCGCCCAGCACGCCGAAGACGAACGCGCCCTCCATGTGCGGCTGCGCGCTGGGGCACATCGTGGGCGAGCCGTCGGCGCGCGGGGCGCACCCCTGCGCGGGGGCCGCGGCGGGCTCGGCGGTAACGGGGGCGGTGGTCGCGGACATGCGGAGCTCCGGAGGTGGAGACCGGGTTCGGCCAGGACGGGCCGCTCCCCGGCGTGAGGCCCTCGCCCCGGCGGTCTCGCCCGGAGCGAGGGATGATGCCGCCCGCGCTCAGGAGA
Proteins encoded:
- a CDS encoding DJ-1/PfpI family protein, with protein sequence MPPAVTPFRIVIPLYPAVDLMDVAAPREIFSWMAESWSAAGPVEVLLAAESDDPVPTRDGTRILPDVTFDAVPSVDVIWVPGAGLDGLQAAMADEYLLETLRGWAQQARWVTSVCEGALVLASAGLLDGYQATTHWAFLPCLCQFEGITVIGGDGDFPRFVVDPGTGGGAVRVTGAGISAGLDEALQLVQMIAGDSVAESVQQTIQYYPDPPVSAPLPVPGTCPLSS